Proteins encoded in a region of the Zea mays cultivar B73 chromosome 2, Zm-B73-REFERENCE-NAM-5.0, whole genome shotgun sequence genome:
- the LOC100278282 gene encoding uncharacterized protein LOC100278282 — MAEDAPNAVAEGSQPAASEGSADAALPAAAGAKAAEALLPSLSIWPPSQRTRDAVVRRLVQTLAAPSVLSQRYGAVPEPEAERAAVAVEAEAFAAASKSAAAAAECPASVEEGIEVLQAYSKEVSRRLLELAKTRSAAAAAAPAPAEGSAQAQESAEASSATAPPTEEAAVNEE; from the coding sequence ATGGCGGAGGACGCCCCCAACGCCGTCGCCGAGGGCAGCCAGCCCGCGGCCTCCGAGGGATCCGCCGACGCCGCCCTGCCGGCTGCCGCGGGCGCCAAGGCCGCGGAGGCGCTGCTCCCGTCGCTCAGTATCTGGCCGCCGTCGCAGCGCACGCGCGACGCCGTGGTGCGCCGCCTCGTGCAGACGCTCGCGGCGCCCAGCGTCCTCTCCCAGCGCTACGGTGCCGTCCCGGAGCCCGAGGCCGAGCGCGCCGCCGTGGCCGTCGAGGCCGAGGCCTTCGCCGCCGCCTCcaagtccgccgccgccgccgccgagtgcCCGGCCTCCGTCGAGGAGGGGATAGAGGTGCTCCAGGCCTACTCCAAGGAGGTCAGCCGCCGCCTCCTCGAGCTCGCCAAGACCCGGTCCGCCGCTGCTGCGGCGGCGCCCGCGCCCGCCGAGGGGAGCGCGCAGGCGCAGGAGTCCGCGGAGGCCTCGTCGGCGACTGCTCCACCTACCGAGGAGGCTGCCGTAAACGAGGAGTAA